A stretch of Stenotrophomonas indicatrix DNA encodes these proteins:
- the betA gene encoding choline dehydrogenase — protein sequence MSTHNEYDYIIIGAGSAGNVLATRLTEDADVSVLLLEAGGPDYRLDFRTQMPAALAFPLQGKRYNWAYKTDPEPFMNNRRMDCGRGKGLGGSSLINGMCYIRGNAMDYDNWAGMPGLEDWTYLDCLPYFRKAETRDIGPNDYHGGDGPLRVTTPKAGNNELFAAMVEAGVQAGYPRTDDLNGYQQEGFGPMDRTVTPKGRRSSTARGYLDLAKPRPNLTIVTHALTDRILFSGKRAVGVQWLHNDQPQRATARREVLLCGGAIASPQILQRSGVGPADLLRSLDIDLVHHLPGVGANLQDHLEMYLQYECKKPVSLAPALKLYNQPAIGAEWLFLGTGIGASNQFEAGGFIRSDAEFDWPNLQYHFLPVAINYNGSNPIKAHSFQMHVGSMRSPSRGRIHVRSKDPREDPSILFNYMSHDQDWREFRSAIRITREIFAQPALAPYSGREISPGSALQTDAQIDAFVREHAETAYHPSCSNKMGHADDPMAVVDGQGRVHGLEALRIVDASIMPQVVTGNLNAPTIMIAEKLADVIRGRAPLPRSTAAYYKANGAPVRNKS from the coding sequence ATGAGCACCCATAACGAGTACGACTACATCATCATCGGCGCCGGTTCGGCCGGCAACGTGCTGGCCACCCGCCTCACCGAAGATGCCGATGTCAGCGTGCTTCTGCTGGAAGCCGGTGGCCCGGACTACCGGCTCGATTTCCGCACCCAGATGCCCGCCGCACTGGCCTTCCCGTTGCAGGGCAAGCGCTACAACTGGGCGTACAAGACCGATCCCGAGCCCTTCATGAACAACCGCCGGATGGATTGCGGTCGTGGCAAGGGCCTGGGCGGTTCGTCGCTGATCAACGGCATGTGCTACATCCGCGGCAACGCGATGGACTACGACAACTGGGCCGGCATGCCGGGCCTGGAAGACTGGACCTACCTGGACTGCCTGCCGTACTTCCGCAAGGCCGAAACCCGTGACATCGGCCCGAACGACTACCACGGCGGCGACGGCCCGCTGCGCGTCACCACGCCCAAGGCCGGCAACAACGAACTGTTCGCGGCGATGGTCGAGGCCGGCGTGCAGGCCGGTTACCCGCGCACCGACGACCTCAACGGCTACCAGCAGGAAGGCTTCGGTCCGATGGACCGCACCGTCACGCCGAAGGGCCGTCGTTCCAGCACCGCCCGTGGCTACCTGGATCTGGCCAAGCCGCGCCCGAACCTGACCATCGTCACCCACGCGCTGACCGACCGCATCCTGTTCTCGGGCAAGCGCGCGGTGGGCGTGCAGTGGCTGCACAACGACCAGCCGCAGCGCGCCACCGCACGCCGCGAAGTGCTGCTCTGCGGCGGTGCCATCGCCTCGCCGCAGATCCTGCAGCGCTCCGGCGTCGGCCCGGCCGACCTGCTGCGCAGCCTGGACATCGACCTGGTGCACCACCTGCCCGGCGTCGGCGCCAACCTGCAGGACCATCTTGAGATGTACCTGCAGTACGAGTGCAAGAAGCCGGTCTCGCTGGCCCCGGCACTGAAGCTGTACAACCAGCCGGCGATCGGCGCCGAATGGCTGTTCCTGGGCACCGGCATCGGCGCCAGCAACCAGTTCGAAGCTGGCGGCTTCATCCGCAGCGATGCCGAATTCGACTGGCCCAACCTGCAGTATCACTTCCTGCCGGTGGCGATCAACTACAACGGCTCCAACCCGATCAAGGCGCACAGCTTCCAGATGCATGTCGGCTCGATGCGCTCGCCCAGCCGCGGCCGCATCCACGTGCGCTCGAAGGATCCGCGCGAAGATCCCAGCATCCTGTTCAACTACATGTCGCACGACCAGGACTGGCGCGAGTTCCGCTCGGCAATCCGGATCACCCGCGAGATCTTCGCGCAGCCGGCGCTGGCGCCGTACAGCGGCCGCGAGATTTCGCCGGGCAGCGCGCTGCAGACCGACGCGCAGATCGATGCGTTCGTGCGCGAGCATGCCGAGACCGCCTACCACCCGTCGTGCTCGAACAAGATGGGCCACGCCGATGATCCGATGGCGGTGGTTGACGGCCAGGGCCGCGTGCACGGCCTGGAAGCCCTGCGCATCGTCGATGCCTCGATCATGCCGCAGGTGGTCACCGGCAACCTCAACGCACCGACCATCATGATCGCCGAGAAGCTGGCCGATGTGATCCGTGGCCGCGCCCCGCTGCCGCGCAGCACGGCTGCGTACTACAAGGCCAACGGCGCGCCGGTGCGCAACAAGAGCTGA
- the betB gene encoding betaine-aldehyde dehydrogenase, with translation MTTLPVQQLYIHGRRVDATSGKTFQTVNPANGQVLADVQIASQADVERAVESASEGQKVWAAMTAMERSRILRRAVEILRERNDELAHLETLDTGKALAETTTVDIVTGADVLEYYAGLATAIEGIQLPLRESSFFYTRREPLGVVAGIGAWNYPIQIAMWKSAPALAAGNAMVFKPSEVTPLTAIKLAEIYTEAGVPDGVFNVVQGPGREIGNWLTEHPVIEKISFTGGVATGKKVMASAASSSLKEVTMELGGKSPLVICDDADLDRAADIAVMANFFSSGQVCTNGTRVFVPRSMLAAFEAAVVERVKRIRIGDPMAAETNFGPLTSFPHMENVLRFIESGKSEGARLLTGGGRATDGALADGAYVLPTVFSDCRDDMTIVREEIFGPVMSILAYDDEDEVVRRANDTTFGLAAGVVSKDISRAHRIIHRLEAGICWINTWGESPAEMPVGGYKQSGVGRENGISTLGHYTRIKSVQVELGDYASVF, from the coding sequence ATGACCACCCTGCCCGTGCAACAGCTGTACATCCACGGCCGCCGCGTCGACGCCACCAGCGGCAAGACCTTCCAGACCGTCAACCCTGCCAATGGCCAGGTGCTGGCCGACGTGCAGATCGCCAGCCAGGCCGATGTCGAACGCGCCGTTGAAAGCGCCAGCGAAGGCCAGAAGGTGTGGGCAGCGATGACCGCCATGGAGCGCTCGCGCATCCTGCGCCGTGCCGTCGAGATCCTGCGCGAGCGCAACGACGAGCTGGCCCACCTGGAAACCCTGGATACCGGCAAGGCGCTGGCCGAAACCACCACGGTGGACATCGTCACCGGTGCCGACGTGCTGGAGTACTACGCCGGCCTGGCCACCGCCATCGAAGGCATCCAGCTGCCGCTGCGCGAATCGAGCTTCTTCTATACCCGCCGCGAGCCGCTGGGCGTGGTCGCCGGCATCGGCGCCTGGAACTACCCGATCCAGATCGCCATGTGGAAGTCGGCCCCGGCCCTGGCCGCCGGCAATGCAATGGTCTTCAAGCCGTCCGAAGTGACCCCGCTGACCGCGATCAAACTCGCCGAGATCTACACCGAAGCCGGCGTGCCGGACGGCGTGTTCAACGTCGTGCAGGGCCCGGGCCGCGAGATCGGCAACTGGCTGACCGAGCACCCGGTGATCGAGAAGATCTCCTTCACCGGCGGCGTGGCCACCGGCAAGAAGGTCATGGCCAGCGCCGCGTCCTCGTCGCTGAAGGAAGTGACGATGGAACTGGGCGGCAAGTCGCCGCTGGTGATCTGTGACGACGCCGATCTGGACCGTGCCGCCGACATCGCGGTGATGGCCAACTTCTTCAGCTCCGGCCAGGTCTGCACCAACGGCACCCGCGTGTTCGTGCCGCGCAGCATGCTGGCCGCGTTCGAAGCTGCCGTGGTCGAGCGCGTCAAGCGCATCCGCATCGGCGACCCGATGGCCGCCGAGACCAACTTCGGCCCGCTGACCAGCTTCCCGCACATGGAAAACGTGCTGCGCTTCATCGAAAGCGGCAAGAGCGAAGGCGCGCGCCTGCTGACCGGCGGCGGTCGTGCCACCGACGGTGCCCTGGCCGACGGCGCCTACGTGCTGCCGACGGTGTTCTCCGACTGCCGCGACGACATGACGATTGTCCGCGAAGAGATCTTCGGGCCGGTGATGAGCATCCTTGCCTACGACGATGAGGACGAAGTGGTGCGTCGCGCCAACGACACCACCTTCGGCCTGGCCGCAGGTGTGGTCAGCAAGGACATCAGCCGCGCCCACCGCATCATCCATCGCCTGGAAGCCGGTATCTGCTGGATCAACACCTGGGGCGAGTCGCCGGCGGAAATGCCGGTCGGCGGCTATAAGCAGTCCGGCGTTGGCCGCGAGAACGGTATCTCCACCCTCGGCCACTACACCCGCATCAAGTCGGTGCAGGTCGAACTGGGCGACTACGCCAGCGTGTTCTGA